One genomic segment of Candidatus Schekmanbacteria bacterium includes these proteins:
- a CDS encoding c-type cytochrome has product MKKMFTTAMVVMLIAAVGVLQVVTEQNAFAASGKSLYKSKCQSCHGTKGGGASGPDIRSESFNSFKKAVKSGKEGMPAFKSLSSTTIKKIWKFVHI; this is encoded by the coding sequence ATGAAAAAGATGTTTACAACCGCAATGGTTGTGATGTTGATTGCTGCAGTTGGAGTGCTTCAGGTGGTGACAGAACAAAATGCTTTTGCGGCAAGCGGGAAAAGCCTCTACAAATCAAAGTGCCAAAGTTGTCATGGTACTAAAGGTGGAGGTGCAAGCGGCCCTGATATCCGCAGTGAATCATTTAACAGTTTCAAAAAAGCAGTGAAAAGCGGTAAAGAAGGAATGCCGGCATTCAAGAGCCTCTCAAGCACAACCATTAAAAAAATATGGAAGTTTGTCCATATTTAA
- a CDS encoding U32 family peptidase, which translates to MQLTKPELLAPAGNIEKLETAIRFGADAVYAGLSGASLRSISEFSIEDLKQAVKYVQSKKKKLYLAINIFAFDDDIKHLNEILPEINAIGPDALIVSDPGIIDAISVAGIKIPIHLSTQANTTNASSVRFWKGRGLSRTGLARELSLLQIKEIRASVEGIEIEVFVHGALCLSYSGRCYLSQYLNNRSANRGDCTQPCRWKYNLMEETRQGMYFPVGEDEKGTFIMNSKDLCLARKIPDLIKAGVNAFKIEGRNKTSYYLANVVRVYRDIIDRSFEEGENFSFRDEWMEELLKVSHRNYTEGFISGDESDYIFYDDRYVRKFLPVGKITGITKNGFKDSSQEKFAKLEVRNKIEKGDELECISPGMKSVTFTVNNLYLENGSEVLKANNGMEILIAIPSKISAGDFLRKKELLT; encoded by the coding sequence ATGCAACTAACTAAACCTGAACTTTTAGCCCCTGCCGGAAATATCGAGAAACTTGAGACAGCCATACGTTTCGGAGCTGATGCAGTTTATGCCGGGCTTTCAGGCGCAAGCTTAAGGAGCATATCAGAATTCAGCATAGAAGATTTGAAGCAAGCGGTAAAATACGTGCAAAGCAAAAAGAAGAAATTGTATCTTGCCATAAATATCTTTGCCTTTGATGATGACATAAAACATTTAAACGAAATCCTTCCGGAAATAAATGCAATAGGACCGGATGCACTCATTGTCTCAGATCCGGGAATAATAGATGCCATTTCCGTGGCAGGGATAAAAATCCCGATCCACCTGAGCACGCAGGCCAACACTACCAATGCCTCATCAGTGAGATTCTGGAAAGGAAGAGGGTTAAGCAGGACAGGTCTTGCACGCGAATTATCACTTTTGCAGATTAAAGAGATAAGAGCCTCTGTAGAGGGGATAGAGATTGAAGTTTTTGTGCACGGAGCTCTGTGTCTTTCATATTCGGGGCGCTGTTATCTTAGCCAGTATCTGAACAACAGGAGCGCAAATCGCGGTGACTGCACGCAGCCTTGCAGATGGAAATACAATCTCATGGAGGAAACACGGCAGGGAATGTACTTCCCTGTGGGAGAAGATGAAAAAGGAACATTCATAATGAACTCCAAAGACCTTTGTCTGGCAAGGAAGATACCTGACCTGATAAAGGCGGGAGTGAATGCATTCAAAATAGAGGGACGGAACAAGACATCTTATTACCTTGCCAATGTGGTGAGGGTTTACAGGGACATAATAGACAGGTCTTTCGAAGAGGGGGAAAACTTCAGCTTCAGGGATGAATGGATGGAGGAACTGTTAAAAGTAAGCCACAGGAATTACACAGAAGGATTTATTTCAGGGGACGAGAGCGACTACATTTTCTACGATGACCGCTATGTAAGAAAGTTCCTGCCTGTGGGGAAAATAACCGGAATCACTAAAAATGGATTTAAAGACAGCTCTCAGGAAAAATTCGCAAAATTAGAGGTGCGAAATAAGATTGAAAAAGGAGACGAGCTTGAGTGTATTTCTCCGGGAATGAAATCTGTGACATTCACGGTTAATAACCTATATCTTGAAAACGGAAGCGAGGTTTTAAAAGCAAACAACGGGATGGAGATTTTAATCGCCATCCCGTCAAAGATATCAGCAGGAGATTTCCTGAGAAAAAAAGAGCTTCTTACTTAA
- the mltG gene encoding endolytic transglycosylase MltG, producing the protein MKKVFLVFLILIIAAVLWSYRIYDIFTKTPISSNPKTAIIEVPEGTSCRKIAAILKTQGVISNAFLFKVMVTIEKKATILKAGEYEIRYNLSPYEIMELLVKGEARRYYITFPEGITNDDVADRLESKGLINRKVFLTLTRDRKFIKSLGFDAPSLEGYLFPDTYAFTKRSGERFILTTMTGRLKKVITPALQTMIKENNFTLHQTLTLASMIEEEAHLKQEREMVSAVFHNRLHKGMLLQCDPTVMYALKKSSPSITRADLNYNSPYNTYKYTGLPPGPIGNPGEDCIKAALSPAKVGYLFFVVSGNGAHKFSNTYAEHLVAVNNYRMMKKASENATN; encoded by the coding sequence ATGAAAAAGGTTTTCCTTGTTTTTCTCATACTTATTATTGCCGCTGTTTTATGGTCATACCGGATATACGACATCTTCACAAAAACCCCCATTTCATCAAACCCCAAAACTGCGATAATAGAGGTTCCTGAGGGAACTTCGTGCCGGAAGATCGCAGCAATATTAAAAACCCAAGGAGTAATATCAAATGCATTCCTTTTCAAGGTAATGGTAACTATTGAAAAAAAGGCAACCATACTGAAAGCAGGGGAATATGAGATACGCTACAACCTTTCACCCTACGAGATAATGGAACTTCTCGTAAAAGGAGAAGCCCGCAGGTATTACATAACTTTCCCTGAAGGGATCACAAACGATGATGTTGCTGACCGCCTTGAAAGCAAGGGGCTCATAAACAGGAAAGTGTTCCTGACTCTCACAAGGGACAGAAAATTCATTAAATCGCTTGGCTTTGATGCACCGTCACTTGAAGGTTATCTATTCCCCGACACTTATGCCTTTACCAAACGGAGCGGCGAAAGATTTATTTTAACAACAATGACAGGCAGGCTCAAGAAAGTCATAACTCCCGCGCTCCAAACTATGATTAAGGAAAATAATTTCACACTTCATCAAACACTGACCCTTGCCTCAATGATTGAAGAGGAGGCTCATTTAAAACAGGAAAGGGAAATGGTATCCGCAGTTTTTCATAACCGTCTCCATAAAGGGATGCTTTTACAATGCGACCCTACCGTGATGTATGCGCTAAAAAAATCTTCACCTTCCATTACAAGAGCAGACCTGAATTATAACTCACCTTATAATACATACAAATACACCGGGCTTCCTCCGGGGCCGATAGGCAACCCCGGAGAGGATTGCATCAAGGCTGCATTGAGCCCTGCAAAGGTCGGTTATCTCTTTTTTGTAGTTTCCGGCAACGGCGCTCACAAATTCTCAAACACATACGCAGAGCATCTTGTTGCGGTGAACAATTACAGGATGATGAAAAAGGCAAGCGAGAATGCAACTAACTAA
- the ruvX gene encoding Holliday junction resolvase RuvX, translating into MRILGLDIGDRRIGVAVSDEGMLIARGLDTIQRNMDRREEKELLAVMEKFEVKRVVFGLPSDFHGNAGPQAEKTLAFVDSIKKNTDIPFVQWDERFSTQEAERSLIDANIRREKRKMLKDKVSAILILQGYLDSLGPADRE; encoded by the coding sequence ATGAGAATACTCGGACTTGACATAGGGGACAGACGCATCGGCGTTGCCGTAAGCGACGAGGGGATGCTTATTGCGCGCGGACTCGATACGATTCAAAGGAACATGGACAGGAGAGAAGAAAAAGAACTTCTCGCGGTAATGGAAAAATTCGAGGTAAAAAGGGTTGTATTCGGTTTGCCCTCCGACTTCCACGGAAATGCAGGCCCGCAGGCTGAAAAGACCCTCGCATTTGTAGACTCAATCAAAAAAAATACTGACATCCCCTTTGTCCAGTGGGATGAAAGATTCTCAACGCAGGAGGCAGAGAGAAGCCTCATTGATGCAAACATAAGAAGAGAAAAAAGAAAAATGCTTAAGGACAAGGTCTCAGCCATACTCATACTTCAGGGATATCTTGATTCGCTGGGGCCTGCAGACAGGGAATAG
- a CDS encoding metallophosphoesterase, producing the protein MKLGVISDSHDNLDAIALALKVFEKEDVEAILHAGDITSPFTARALGNGGKKVYAVFGNCDGEKLGLKQAFSEIGGEICEDLIDYEFDGRSVFMTHKDSIAIPVSASGHFDIVIYGHTHRHVVKKTKGKLLLNPGELSGWVTHQKTLAILDLDKLDAKIVKL; encoded by the coding sequence ATGAAATTAGGAGTTATTTCAGATTCTCACGACAACCTCGATGCCATAGCGCTGGCACTAAAAGTGTTTGAAAAGGAGGATGTCGAAGCCATCCTTCATGCCGGAGATATCACGTCTCCTTTTACAGCAAGGGCTTTGGGAAATGGAGGCAAAAAGGTTTACGCAGTTTTCGGAAACTGCGATGGAGAAAAGCTCGGGTTGAAACAGGCTTTTTCAGAGATTGGCGGTGAGATCTGCGAAGACCTTATAGATTACGAATTTGATGGCAGAAGCGTTTTCATGACCCATAAGGACAGCATCGCCATCCCTGTTTCTGCTTCAGGGCACTTTGATATTGTAATCTACGGGCACACGCACAGGCATGTCGTAAAAAAAACAAAAGGTAAGCTCCTCTTAAATCCCGGCGAGCTTAGCGGATGGGTAACACATCAGAAGACACTTGCTATTTTGGATTTGGATAAACTGGACGCAAAGATAGTGAAGCTCTGA
- a CDS encoding phosphoribosylanthranilate isomerase, whose product MKIKICGITTIEDALFCVENGADALGFIFYRKSKRFIEPEAAAQIISRIPPFISSVGVFVDEERSTILNIHNTCHLNVLQFHGDETPEYVQSFATQKVIKAIRVKDANSIKSIKDFKVSAFLLDSYVKGVQGGTGVTFNWALVEEAKQYGKIILSGGLNPGNIKEAILKVKPYAVDASSSLETAPGIKNRELVKQFIEEARKAGG is encoded by the coding sequence ATGAAAATCAAGATTTGCGGAATAACAACTATCGAAGATGCGCTTTTTTGCGTTGAGAACGGAGCAGATGCGCTGGGCTTTATTTTTTACAGGAAAAGTAAAAGGTTCATTGAGCCTGAAGCGGCGGCGCAAATAATCAGCCGTATACCGCCATTTATAAGCTCGGTCGGCGTATTTGTTGATGAAGAGCGAAGCACCATATTGAATATTCATAACACATGCCATCTCAATGTCCTTCAGTTCCACGGCGATGAAACTCCTGAATATGTCCAGTCGTTCGCAACCCAGAAGGTCATAAAGGCAATAAGAGTAAAAGATGCAAACAGCATTAAGTCCATAAAAGACTTTAAAGTTTCTGCATTCCTCCTTGATTCCTATGTTAAGGGTGTTCAGGGAGGAACAGGAGTTACCTTCAACTGGGCTTTGGTTGAAGAGGCAAAACAATACGGCAAGATAATATTATCCGGCGGGCTCAATCCGGGAAATATAAAAGAGGCGATCCTGAAGGTTAAGCCTTATGCTGTAGATGCATCAAGCTCCCTTGAAACAGCACCGGGAATAAAAAACAGGGAACTTGTAAAACAGTTCATTGAAGAAGCGAGAAAAGCCGGGGGATAA
- the thpR gene encoding RNA 2',3'-cyclic phosphodiesterase, whose translation MKEQSLRLFIAIDIGEDIRKQMSSLTAELKNIVPGVKPVNPDIMHLTIKFLGGTDEKLVPQIIDEMKASVSGISPFTLRIAGAGAFPNPERARVVWVGIHTDGNNALTLIKEELDKRLSRLGFEIEERDFKPHLTLARIKFPQKGDKIQNFVNKYTSQEFGTVNVANINLMQSTLLPSGAKYECIGEARLKNKS comes from the coding sequence ATGAAAGAGCAATCACTTCGTCTTTTTATTGCCATAGACATCGGCGAAGACATCCGCAAGCAAATGTCTTCTTTAACTGCTGAACTTAAGAACATCGTTCCTGGAGTGAAGCCAGTAAACCCTGATATCATGCATCTTACAATAAAATTCCTTGGAGGCACGGATGAAAAGCTTGTCCCGCAGATCATTGATGAAATGAAAGCCTCTGTCTCCGGTATAAGTCCTTTCACTCTAAGGATTGCGGGTGCCGGTGCTTTTCCCAATCCGGAAAGAGCTCGTGTAGTATGGGTTGGCATTCACACTGACGGCAACAATGCGCTTACTCTTATAAAAGAAGAGCTCGACAAAAGGCTTTCCAGATTAGGTTTTGAGATTGAGGAACGGGACTTTAAACCCCATCTCACTCTTGCAAGAATTAAATTTCCCCAGAAGGGAGATAAAATCCAAAACTTCGTAAACAAATACACATCTCAGGAATTTGGCACTGTGAATGTCGCCAACATCAACCTCATGCAAAGCACACTCCTCCCCTCCGGCGCAAAATATGAATGTATTGGGGAGGCGAGGCTAAAAAACAAATCATAG
- a CDS encoding AbrB/MazE/SpoVT family DNA-binding domain-containing protein — translation MKVNIVPIGNSKGVRIPKIFLEQCRIKNEVLLEMDGENIVIKPLKKIARKGWDEHFKKMRDNKEDKMLIDDNMDLSMEGWEW, via the coding sequence GTGAAAGTAAATATCGTGCCAATCGGGAATTCCAAAGGGGTCAGAATTCCTAAAATATTTTTAGAGCAGTGCCGGATAAAGAATGAAGTTCTTCTGGAAATGGATGGAGAGAATATTGTCATTAAGCCTTTAAAGAAGATAGCAAGAAAGGGATGGGATGAGCATTTTAAGAAGATGAGAGATAACAAAGAAGATAAGATGCTTATTGATGATAATATGGATCTTAGCATGGAAGGATGGGAATGGTAG
- a CDS encoding type II toxin-antitoxin system PemK/MazF family toxin, giving the protein MVVKQYDVFLISLDPATGHEIKKVRPCIIISPDEMNRNISTVIIAPMTTQSHLYPTRVPVNFKRKKGWVVLDQIRTVDKKRLITKLGAVDVNTIKSIKLVIKEMLVD; this is encoded by the coding sequence ATGGTAGTTAAGCAATATGATGTTTTTCTGATTTCTCTTGATCCTGCAACAGGACATGAAATAAAAAAAGTCCGCCCCTGCATTATTATTTCCCCCGATGAAATGAACCGCAATATTTCTACGGTTATAATTGCCCCCATGACAACTCAATCACATTTATATCCTACGCGTGTTCCGGTTAATTTTAAACGGAAAAAAGGCTGGGTCGTATTGGATCAAATACGAACTGTTGATAAAAAAAGACTGATTACAAAACTAGGCGCTGTTGACGTCAATACCATTAAGTCTATAAAATTAGTTATAAAAGAGATGCTCGTAGATTAA
- a CDS encoding HNH endonuclease, whose product MTKNIHGLGRDIPEYIRRRVRQECGFGCVICGLAIAQYEHIDPPFSDATVHDPENIALLCGTCHDHVTRGIWSKEKILEARKTPKTFVQGYARDAFDFKAPFDLFVGDNCFADVHCVIRKSTGDEWFSIEAPEDAEAPPLLSAKFFALNGQPELEIYQNEWRCSTGIWDLQVSGQTIEVRTESRKVMLRLKARPPHGLEIQYLKMVFQNTGISIDNDGTVLLSVDGTQIQMKGSKVASADAVFNLP is encoded by the coding sequence ATTACTAAGAATATTCACGGATTAGGGCGAGATATTCCAGAATACATTCGTCGGCGAGTTCGCCAGGAATGTGGATTTGGGTGCGTCATTTGTGGTCTAGCTATCGCGCAGTACGAACATATTGATCCGCCATTTTCCGATGCCACTGTTCACGATCCAGAGAACATAGCACTCCTGTGCGGTACGTGTCATGATCATGTAACTAGAGGTATCTGGTCAAAAGAAAAGATTCTGGAAGCGCGCAAAACCCCAAAGACGTTTGTTCAGGGCTATGCCAGGGATGCTTTTGATTTCAAAGCACCTTTCGATCTGTTCGTTGGAGATAATTGTTTTGCAGATGTCCATTGTGTTATACGAAAAAGCACTGGGGATGAATGGTTTTCGATTGAAGCGCCGGAGGATGCAGAGGCACCTCCTCTTTTAAGTGCTAAATTTTTTGCCCTAAATGGTCAACCAGAGCTTGAGATTTATCAGAACGAGTGGAGGTGCTCAACTGGTATTTGGGACCTGCAAGTATCTGGTCAGACAATTGAGGTCCGCACTGAATCTCGTAAGGTTATGCTTAGGCTGAAAGCCAGACCTCCACATGGATTAGAAATACAGTATCTTAAAATGGTATTTCAGAATACGGGCATTTCGATAGACAATGATGGAACTGTGCTTCTGTCGGTGGATGGCACTCAGATTCAAATGAAGGGTTCAAAAGTGGCTAGCGCGGATGCAGTGTTCAATTTACCGTGA
- a CDS encoding zinc ribbon domain-containing protein encodes MPVYEYMCFDCGAITEVLRSIILRDDVTSCGRCGASTERIISRFNTVGPVAPQTFNPDCPGKSRSTAVRLAGGSVKFKNCSFRNFQTGISVAKGSKLSMDGSKFENIDKPIEVTNE; translated from the coding sequence ATGCCAGTCTACGAATATATGTGTTTCGATTGCGGTGCGATTACTGAAGTTTTGCGGTCAATCATATTGCGGGATGATGTAACAAGTTGCGGTAGATGCGGGGCCTCAACAGAACGGATCATAAGTAGGTTCAATACGGTTGGGCCTGTTGCTCCACAAACCTTTAATCCAGATTGCCCAGGCAAATCACGAAGCACTGCCGTACGCCTGGCAGGAGGAAGTGTAAAATTTAAGAATTGTAGCTTTCGGAACTTTCAAACGGGCATAAGTGTTGCCAAAGGATCAAAACTAAGCATGGACGGCAGCAAATTTGAAAATATTGACAAGCCCATTGAAGTTACCAATGAATAG
- a CDS encoding type II toxin-antitoxin system PemK/MazF family toxin — translation MARILRGEIRWADLNPVRGHEQAGYRPVLILSQDIFNERSGTVIAVAITSQQQRAGFPLTLHLKTDLLPKESWIKISQIRTLSVERIGKRIGHISPEIIAQVVDGLNEILGA, via the coding sequence ATGGCCCGAATATTAAGAGGTGAAATACGTTGGGCCGACCTCAACCCTGTGCGAGGTCATGAGCAGGCAGGCTACCGTCCTGTATTAATTCTAAGTCAGGATATTTTCAACGAACGGTCAGGGACAGTAATCGCAGTTGCCATTACCAGCCAGCAACAGCGTGCAGGATTCCCACTTACCTTACACCTTAAAACTGATTTGTTACCAAAAGAATCATGGATAAAAATAAGTCAAATCAGGACTCTCTCCGTAGAAAGAATAGGAAAAAGGATTGGTCATATCTCGCCTGAAATCATTGCACAGGTTGTCGACGGACTAAACGAGATTTTAGGAGCATGA
- a CDS encoding ribbon-helix-helix protein, CopG family produces the protein MSKAKIAITLDETILDKVDRLVRKHIFHNRSQAIQEAVEEKIGRLEKSRLAQECAKLDPRFEKALAEEGLSEDLSEWPEY, from the coding sequence ATGAGCAAGGCAAAAATAGCAATAACACTTGATGAAACTATTTTAGATAAAGTGGACAGACTTGTGAGGAAACATATATTTCACAACCGCAGTCAGGCAATCCAGGAAGCTGTTGAAGAAAAAATAGGAAGGCTCGAAAAAAGCCGTCTTGCGCAGGAATGTGCCAAGCTTGATCCACGCTTTGAAAAGGCCCTGGCAGAAGAAGGCTTGTCAGAGGATCTATCTGAATGGCCCGAATATTAA